From Planktothrix serta PCC 8927:
AATATTTTACCGGAAGCGATCGCCCAACGTCTAAAACGGGGTGAAAGCACAATAGCTGATAGTTTTGCTGATGTTACGGTTTTATTTGCAGATATTGTTAATTTTACCAAATTATCCGCTAATTTATCCCCGGCTCAATTAGTCGAAATTCTGAATGAAATTTTTTCGGCTTTTGATGAATTAGCCGAAAAATATGAATTAGAAAAAATTAAAACTATTGGGGATGCTTATATGGTGGTGGGAGGATTACCAACTCCACGAGATGATCATGCTGAAGCGATCGCTAATATGGCTTTAGATATGCAAAATATTATCGGTCAATTTCATCTCCAAGACAATGAACCTGTACAAATGCGAACCGGAATTAATACGGGTGCTGTGGAAGCCGGAGTCATTGGTACAAAAAAGTTTACTTATGATTTATGGGGAGATACGGTAAATACTGCTAACCGCATGGAATCTCATGGAGTTGCTGGAAAAATTCAAGTCACCGTCGCTACCTACGAACGTTTAAAAGATAAATACAGTTTTGAAGAACGTGGGATTATTGATATTAAAGGAAAAGGCGAAATGATGACTTATTTTCTCACGGGTCAAAAAGATTAAGGTGGTTGTCGGTTAACCGTTAACAGTTAACCGTCAACAGTCAACAGTCAACAGTTAACCGTCAACACCCTAATTAATTACTCATATTCCGAGGTTCCTGATATAATGGAACCGTAAATGTTACTGTTGAACCTAATCCTTCACCTAAACTATAAAACTTAACCATTCCTCCCATCGTTTGAACTAATTTTTGAGAAATGACTAACCCTAAACCCGTTCCTCCATATTGACGAGTATAGCCTCCATCCACTTGAGAAAAAGCCTTAAACAGTCGATCTTGTTTTTCAATCGGAACTCCAATTCCCGTATCTGCTACCCGAAATTCCACAACTCCCGGAAACTCTTGATTTTGAAAAACAACCGTTTGTTTAAGAATTCCCAAACTAATATTAATTCCCCCTTCATGGGTAAATTTAATCGCATTTCCCACTAAATTTAACATCACTTGTAGTAAGCGTTGATAATTCCCATAGACAATAATTTCATCTTCATAAGCTGCTTTTTGGACGGTAAACGTTAATCCTTTTTCTTGAACTTGCGCTCGCGTAAAATGTTCAACTTCCTGTAAAACTTCACTCACCTTAATTAAAGCCAAGTCAATATCCATTCTTCCGGCTTCAATTTTAGCAATATCTAAAACATCATTAATTAAATTTAATAAATGTAATGCTGCTCGGTGAGCTTCTTGAATAAATTCTTCTTCTTCTTTGGGATCATCAACCATCCCATCTAAAACTAACTTTAAAAATCCAATAATTCCATTTAGAGGCGTGCGTAATTCATGGGAAGTATTGGCTAGAAATTCACTTTTTAATCGGGAAAGAGCCACCGCCTCCATCCGAGCTTCTTCGAGTTCTTGATAGAGGGTTGCGTGAGCAATGGCTGTTCCGACATGAGTAGCTAATTCTCGGATAAATTCTACCTCAGCCGATGTCCATTGTCGGAAGCGATCGCACTGTTGTAAACTAATAATTGCATTCGGTTGATCTTGATAAGAAGTCGCTATCACTAAAATAGAATAACGTTTATAAGGATCATGATCGGGAGAAGTTCGTTCAACTACAACAGGTTCTAAAGTTGCTAAAGCTTGCGTCCATCCCAACTCATCAGCGATCGCCAAATCTAAACCCAACATCATTTGAACTTCTTCCAAGCGATATTCCGCCACCACTTGGGTTTGTTGTAAGCTCCAATTATTCCCTTTTTCGGGTCGATAAGGGCATAAAATACAACGACTCACCCCTAAAACTTGCCCCAAACTATTAACAGTTTGTTGCCAAATTTGCTTTAAATCTAAAGTCCGGCGAATTTTTTGAGCAATTTGACTTAATAAAGTTTGATAAATATGAGAACTAGGAGACACGGTGCGACACATCGTTCCTGCGATTTGAATTAGCATTTTTTGAGGAATATCTAAATTTGAAGGAAGGGAACGATAGGCAACAATCTCCGCCATAGTCATGTCTAAATTTTCTTCCGGTTGTTCCAGAATGCACCCCATAACTAATACCCGATCCGGTGTTCCATTGGAGACTAAAATCGGACTCATAATCAGTTCCAAGGGAATATATTGATCTTCGTAGGAAAAAGAATAAACAAATCTTTCGGGAATTAAACTGGTTAAAACCCGACTAATTCGATCTTGATAGGGAGAAATTACAACAGGTTTAAAGTAATCTTGAATCGATGAGCCGACAATTATATCCGTAGGTAAGGGATAGCGATCATGCCGTTGCCAATAAAACGTTAAATACTGACCTGCGGCATTTTGAATAAAAACCAGATCCGTACCTAACTCTTGCCAGATCTGGTAAGCCGAAGTTGAACTTGCAAACTGAGAGTTCGTGTCTAAGTTCATCCGCGTCCGCGACTACTGTGTTAACTTGATCAATGATCAGTGATTAGTGATTACAGATTACTGATTACTGATCAGGGCTTCTGCTTTAATCATTCCATTCCCCTCGGGGTGGAATTGGGGGATTGCGCTGGAGGGTTAAGGCTAATTCATCCTCTGGACGTTCGCCTCTAAGCCATTGGCGTAGAGCCGTTTCAATCACCTTACTGGGGTCATTAGTAAGATGTTTAATTTGATTCAGTAACTCCGAGTCAATGTGGATTGAAACTTCCACTTTTTGAGTCATATTGGGCGAAGAAAATGTATTCTTTTCCATAAGAAATCTGATCCTAACGCATAAAAATTTTCAACCCTAGGAAATAGCCATTACAGCCAATTCCTAGGCATCCATAGCTCAAACAATTCCAGGAATAATGTTTCAGCCTATTCCCCCAGAGCAAGACACACGCTGATTAAGCAGGTGGTGCTCCCTTCATTCTACTCTCCTGACGCGAAAAATTGTCTGCCTCTATAGGCTTACTAGGCTGTGAACTGGATGCTCAATTAAGGTTTGGTATAGTTCGAGGNTGTTAAAAACCCGTAGGGGCGGGTTCTGTACAATCTTTCAAATCCCACAAATAATCTTGATAAACCCGCCCCACCCCACCAAGATTTAACGTTAACAAAACCGGGTTGATATTGATTCATATTGCGCGGTTGGGCGGGTTTATTTAGGTGAATTATCATTAACAAAAATTGACTCGAACCCGCCCCTACATTCGTTAAAAACCCGTAGGGGCGGGTTCGACAAAATCTTTCAAATCTAACAAATAATATTTGTAAACCTGCCCCACTTAATGAGCCTAAAAAGGATTTAAAATTTGTTCAACTGTTAATTTTAATTCAGGAAAAGTTATAGAATTTATAGAATCTTTTTCTGTCATTTCTATAACTTCATATAAACCCGAAACTAACGTTAAAATTGAGATTTTTAAGGCTTGAGGATCAATAATCCAATATTCAGAAATGCCTAATGCTGCATATTCTGAACGTTTATAACGATAATCATCATCGGGGTTATTGGGACTAACAATTTCAACCACGAATAAAGGCGGATCTTCGAGAATAGCTGAGGGTAATGTCCTCAGAAGTTGACGTTGAGTTTCCGTCATCACTAAAATATCAGGAATGCGTGATTTTCTGATTCCTGTTCTCACTCCTACCGTTCCAGGTTGCACAACCCAATCTAATTGTAATCGTTGAATTTCTGCTTTTAAGATATCATAGATTAAACGTAAAATTTCAGCGTGTAAACCACTAGCAGGTGGCATTGTAATTAATTCTCCGTTGAAAAATTCATATTTGAGATCGGTATCATCTCTATAATTGAGATAGTCTTCAAAGCTATAGGTTTTAGTAACGGTTTGCACCATCATGAGTTTCTAGCCTCTAATGGGGTCTAATGTTATTATAACAAAAAAGGATTTTGAGGATTTTAATAATAATTGAAAATTATTCGTCATTCTGAACCCTTCACTTCGTTCGAGGGTAAACTCCGTGAAGAATGTCTACTTTTCTCAATAACGCAGTAGAGATCCTTCGCTCCGCTCAGGATGACAATAATTCGTTTCAGGATGACAATAATTCGTTAAATGAAAATACCCCCATACACGCTAAATCTTTGATGGGGGAAAAGTTTAAGAAAATAACCCTGGGGGTTATCCTATAGCGCTACGCATTACGGTGTTTGACATTTTTAAACCCTGAAACCCTTTCAATTCTTACTGTTCCCTGTTCCCTGTTCCCTGTTCCCTTGCGCGGGATTTATTCGGGTTTGAGGCGCACACGTTTGCCCCCACCAGAAACTTGTAAGGTTTGACCACTGACCCAAGACCCAGCCGGAGATGCCAGCCAGAGGAAGGCGTTAGCAATATCCTGGGGTTTTCCAGCACGTCCGGTCAAATTGTCGGGGTGGGCTAAGGCATACTGAGCTTTTTCATCCAAACCTGCTGCTGCATAGCCCTCTGTGATCACTGTACCAATCAACACGGTATTGATGCGAACTTGCTTGGCAAAATAGTGAGCTAGACCCAGCATCAGATGGTTAAGGGCTGCCTTGGCTGCGGAGTAGGCGATGAAGTCAAAAGCAGGTAACACCCCCACCAGAGAACCGGAGTTAGTAATGGTAGCATTTTCAGCTTTGAGTAAATAGGGGCGACAAGCAGCCGTCATTCGCATAGCCGATAGGGTATTGAGCTTATAACTCTCGATCATCTCTTCTAAAGGAACATCTAGGGGGTCATCGTAGGATTTGCCCCAGCCGACGTTATTAACTAAAGTTGAAATACCGCCAAAGGCTTCAACAGTTTGAGCGACACATTGTTGAATATCCTCCTCAAGGGTGACGTTGCAGCCGATCCCCAACACGTCATTACCCGTTTCGGCCTGGATCGCTGCCGCCGTTGCTTGGGCCTTCTCGCCATTGAGGTCAGCAATCATTACCTTGGCTCCTGCGCCCGAAAAGGTTTTAGCAATGGCTTCCCCGATATTTTGGGCGCCGCCCGTAACGATGGCCACATGACCATCCATCCGAAAGTCAGCAAAGGCATCAAAGTTGCTCATAGTAGTTTTGTTTAAGGTTGAATACTGTGAAAGACATGGGGACACTTAATCTAATTCCT
This genomic window contains:
- a CDS encoding Uma2 family endonuclease — encoded protein: MMVQTVTKTYSFEDYLNYRDDTDLKYEFFNGELITMPPASGLHAEILRLIYDILKAEIQRLQLDWVVQPGTVGVRTGIRKSRIPDILVMTETQRQLLRTLPSAILEDPPLFVVEIVSPNNPDDDYRYKRSEYAALGISEYWIIDPQALKISILTLVSGLYEVIEMTEKDSINSITFPELKLTVEQILNPF
- a CDS encoding type II toxin-antitoxin system CcdA family antitoxin produces the protein MEKNTFSSPNMTQKVEVSIHIDSELLNQIKHLTNDPSKVIETALRQWLRGERPEDELALTLQRNPPIPPRGEWND
- a CDS encoding sensor histidine kinase; translated protein: MNLDTNSQFASSTSAYQIWQELGTDLVFIQNAAGQYLTFYWQRHDRYPLPTDIIVGSSIQDYFKPVVISPYQDRISRVLTSLIPERFVYSFSYEDQYIPLELIMSPILVSNGTPDRVLVMGCILEQPEENLDMTMAEIVAYRSLPSNLDIPQKMLIQIAGTMCRTVSPSSHIYQTLLSQIAQKIRRTLDLKQIWQQTVNSLGQVLGVSRCILCPYRPEKGNNWSLQQTQVVAEYRLEEVQMMLGLDLAIADELGWTQALATLEPVVVERTSPDHDPYKRYSILVIATSYQDQPNAIISLQQCDRFRQWTSAEVEFIRELATHVGTAIAHATLYQELEEARMEAVALSRLKSEFLANTSHELRTPLNGIIGFLKLVLDGMVDDPKEEEEFIQEAHRAALHLLNLINDVLDIAKIEAGRMDIDLALIKVSEVLQEVEHFTRAQVQEKGLTFTVQKAAYEDEIIVYGNYQRLLQVMLNLVGNAIKFTHEGGINISLGILKQTVVFQNQEFPGVVEFRVADTGIGVPIEKQDRLFKAFSQVDGGYTRQYGGTGLGLVISQKLVQTMGGMVKFYSLGEGLGSTVTFTVPLYQEPRNMSN
- a CDS encoding SDR family oxidoreductase → MSPCLSQYSTLNKTTMSNFDAFADFRMDGHVAIVTGGAQNIGEAIAKTFSGAGAKVMIADLNGEKAQATAAAIQAETGNDVLGIGCNVTLEEDIQQCVAQTVEAFGGISTLVNNVGWGKSYDDPLDVPLEEMIESYKLNTLSAMRMTAACRPYLLKAENATITNSGSLVGVLPAFDFIAYSAAKAALNHLMLGLAHYFAKQVRINTVLIGTVITEGYAAAGLDEKAQYALAHPDNLTGRAGKPQDIANAFLWLASPAGSWVSGQTLQVSGGGKRVRLKPE
- a CDS encoding adenylate/guanylate cyclase domain-containing protein; protein product: MDAEPDRVLIVDDNEVNRDLLAKRLQRQGYGVTVASNGFEALEILGSMSLDLVLLDIMMPQMNGYQVLETLKADPALRHIPVVMISAVNDIDSIVRCIELGAEDYLSKPFNPVLLKARINACLEKKRLRDQEQAYLKKLAEEQEKSERLLLNILPEAIAQRLKRGESTIADSFADVTVLFADIVNFTKLSANLSPAQLVEILNEIFSAFDELAEKYELEKIKTIGDAYMVVGGLPTPRDDHAEAIANMALDMQNIIGQFHLQDNEPVQMRTGINTGAVEAGVIGTKKFTYDLWGDTVNTANRMESHGVAGKIQVTVATYERLKDKYSFEERGIIDIKGKGEMMTYFLTGQKD